In Tissierellales bacterium, a genomic segment contains:
- a CDS encoding ABC transporter permease, which produces MKSNINRNKRGVFTILLIMILLTITMVCFAAPLLTNYDPNDVDLISADSPPNSSHLLGCDELGRDIYSRMLYGGRISMTVGFTVAFIQLTIGVGMGMTSGYFGGWIDIMMMKFAELIQCFPFFILAISLVSVVGAGFWSVVIVLGVLGWPSIYFIIRAESLKLRESEFVLAAKTLGASGARVIFKHILPNVAPLMLVQVTLSISSAILSESSLSFLGMGIMPPDSSWGNILMAARTMSVLKNNWWQWMPAGICIFFVVLCVNLIGQKLSKDTKF; this is translated from the coding sequence ATGAAATCAAATATAAATCGAAATAAGCGGGGAGTATTTACAATTTTACTAATTATGATATTGCTGACTATTACTATGGTTTGTTTTGCGGCACCTCTTTTAACTAATTATGATCCGAATGATGTAGATCTCATATCAGCAGATAGCCCGCCAAATTCATCGCATTTGCTAGGGTGTGATGAATTAGGAAGGGATATCTATTCGAGAATGTTATATGGCGGCAGAATATCCATGACAGTTGGTTTTACGGTTGCATTTATACAATTGACCATCGGTGTAGGGATGGGAATGACTTCGGGATATTTTGGAGGTTGGATAGATATAATGATGATGAAATTTGCAGAGCTGATTCAATGCTTTCCATTTTTCATACTGGCTATTAGTCTAGTCTCAGTAGTTGGGGCTGGTTTTTGGAGTGTTGTAATAGTGCTTGGAGTACTTGGCTGGCCTAGTATATATTTTATAATAAGAGCGGAGAGTTTAAAGCTTAGAGAGTCAGAATTTGTACTAGCGGCTAAAACCCTAGGAGCGAGTGGTGCTAGAGTAATATTTAAGCATATACTTCCAAATGTAGCACCACTCATGTTAGTTCAGGTTACGCTCTCAATATCATCGGCTATACTTTCTGAATCAAGTCTAAGTTTCCTCGGCATGGGAATAATGCCGCCGGATTCTAGCTGGGGAAATATTTTAATGGCAGCAAGGACTATGAGTGTGCTTAAAAATAATTGGTGGCAGTGGATGCCAGCTGGAATATGCATATTTTTTGTAGTGCTTTGTGTAAATCTGATTGGACAAAAACTAAGCAAGGATACGAAGTTCTAG
- a CDS encoding N-acetylmuramoyl-L-alanine amidase gives MEYKIIEDYITPNKYSRPQKDLKRIKALVIHWVANPNTSAIANRNFFESRKGGEKSYGSAHEIIDLNGDVVIAIPENEIAYHVGSKTYTDEALVSLSDYPNDCTYGIECTHVDWQGNMTDETIATLIARCADLCTRYDLDPLVDIWTHKQVVGWKNCPKYFVDHPKEFELFKEKVKIKMTSVNTSDSWKYELGKEALVYLADKKIIDSPKIWMDKLDEPVPNWLFFTIVERIIKQRDCDKN, from the coding sequence ATGGAATACAAAATTATAGAAGATTATATAACACCAAACAAGTATAGTAGACCACAAAAAGATTTAAAGAGGATAAAAGCGTTGGTTATACACTGGGTAGCAAACCCAAATACTTCAGCTATTGCGAACAGGAACTTTTTTGAAAGTAGGAAGGGGGGAGAAAAAAGTTATGGATCTGCTCATGAAATTATAGATTTAAATGGAGATGTAGTCATTGCTATACCAGAAAATGAGATAGCTTATCATGTCGGCTCTAAGACATATACTGACGAAGCACTAGTAAGTCTCAGTGACTATCCAAATGATTGTACATATGGAATTGAATGTACGCACGTGGATTGGCAAGGAAATATGACTGATGAGACGATTGCTACTCTGATAGCTAGATGTGCAGATTTGTGTACGAGATACGATTTAGATCCATTAGTCGATATTTGGACTCATAAACAAGTTGTAGGTTGGAAGAATTGTCCAAAGTATTTTGTGGATCATCCAAAGGAGTTTGAATTATTTAAGGAGAAGGTCAAAATCAAAATGACATCAGTGAATACTAGTGATTCTTGGAAATATGAATTAGGAAAAGAAGCGTTAGTTTACTTAGCTGATAAAAAAATTATAGATTCTCCAAAAATATGGATGGATAAATTAGATGAGCCAGTTCCAAATTGGTTGTTTTTTACAATAGTAGAGAGAATTATAAAACAAAGGGATTGTGATAAAAACTAA
- a CDS encoding ABC transporter permease translates to MKKFVLKKLLSSFVLLILITMAVFALTHMQPGNPYLDRLGPDVSAEQFEQMLVKLGYYDPIWLKYLKWLRQVISGDLGYSIKHGQPVIMLIKKYLLHSIVLVSVSFVLSSIAGIAIGIKAGGGSKWFKNIVQSSSIALLSLPSFFMGILFIKWFAYDLKLLPASGMYSLKISSSAPFVDVFVDRIAHMILPVAVLMLMNIPAIVQFTMTNMERELRSDYIRTAKSKGIGRKAILWKHAFRNMAIPIVALLSLQAPMVFSGAMITETIFSYPGMGKLGFDAVLGRDYPLIMGVLLVNTVVVVVVNFCADFIYALIDPRIRLVKGSE, encoded by the coding sequence ATGAAAAAATTTGTTCTAAAGAAATTACTATCATCATTTGTACTATTGATACTTATTACAATGGCTGTGTTTGCTCTTACTCACATGCAGCCAGGTAATCCCTATCTTGATAGACTAGGGCCAGATGTATCGGCAGAGCAGTTTGAGCAGATGCTTGTAAAACTTGGCTACTATGATCCTATTTGGCTTAAGTATCTTAAATGGCTTCGCCAAGTAATTTCTGGTGATTTGGGGTATTCCATAAAGCATGGACAGCCGGTAATTATGCTTATCAAGAAGTATTTGTTACATTCGATAGTGCTTGTAAGTGTATCTTTTGTACTTAGCTCTATCGCTGGAATAGCGATAGGAATAAAAGCTGGAGGTGGATCTAAGTGGTTTAAGAATATTGTGCAGTCAAGTTCTATAGCTCTACTTAGTCTTCCAAGTTTTTTCATGGGGATATTGTTCATAAAGTGGTTTGCCTATGATTTGAAATTGCTACCTGCTTCAGGTATGTACTCGCTTAAAATTTCAAGTAGTGCTCCGTTTGTGGACGTATTTGTAGATAGGATAGCACATATGATACTTCCGGTGGCTGTGCTTATGCTCATGAATATACCTGCTATAGTTCAGTTTACAATGACAAATATGGAGAGAGAGCTGCGCTCTGATTATATAAGAACTGCTAAGTCAAAAGGAATAGGACGAAAGGCGATTCTTTGGAAGCATGCGTTTAGAAATATGGCAATTCCTATAGTTGCTTTGCTTAGTTTGCAGGCTCCTATGGTATTTTCAGGTGCAATGATTACGGAAACCATATTTAGTTACCCCGGCATGGGTAAACTCGGATTTGATGCTGTGCTTGGTAGAGATTATCCGCTTATAATGGGAGTACTACTTGTAAATACTGTTGTGGTAGTTGTGGTGAATTTTTGTGCAGATTTTATCTATGCACTCATTGACCCTAGAATCAGATTAGTGAAGGGGAGTGAGTAG
- a CDS encoding Crp/Fnr family transcriptional regulator: MYEKIFDQNTQIEMDRFFIENFANEGIIKWFEKGVIINPPDNNHIYLVLEGELNQVMFSKNGSMINYYRLLRGNIFGEIDYFDGSRSYVVNKTMKSCKIAVIGRKVLEEKFKKNPDIYSYFLTSIVKKYRIVMLELANHKFNDSLGRLADFFIRLYYAEENPSCEETMDILFTHEDIANRVGLNRVTVTRGIKKFVELELIEFVDRKILIKDIKGLEKFTNIPI; the protein is encoded by the coding sequence ATGTATGAGAAAATATTTGATCAGAATACACAGATTGAGATGGATAGATTTTTTATAGAAAACTTTGCAAATGAAGGAATTATCAAATGGTTTGAGAAAGGCGTGATAATAAATCCGCCAGATAATAATCATATATACTTGGTTCTAGAGGGGGAGTTGAATCAAGTGATGTTTTCTAAAAATGGAAGTATGATTAATTACTATAGACTTTTGAGAGGAAATATATTCGGGGAGATAGATTATTTTGATGGAAGCAGAAGTTATGTAGTGAATAAGACTATGAAGAGTTGTAAGATAGCGGTTATAGGCAGAAAGGTTCTAGAAGAAAAGTTTAAAAAAAATCCAGATATATATTCTTATTTTCTAACTAGCATAGTAAAAAAATATCGCATAGTGATGTTAGAGCTAGCGAATCATAAATTTAATGATTCGCTAGGTAGATTGGCAGATTTTTTTATAAGACTGTATTATGCAGAGGAAAATCCTTCATGTGAAGAAACTATGGATATTTTATTTACACATGAAGATATTGCAAATAGAGTGGGGCTCAATAGAGTTACTGTAACTAGAGGGATAAAGAAATTTGTAGAGCTAGAGTTGATAGAGTTTGTTGATAGAAAAATATTGATAAAAGATATAAAAGGATTAGAAAAATTCACTAATATACCAATATAA